One region of Enterobacter ludwigii genomic DNA includes:
- a CDS encoding [formate-C-acetyltransferase]-activating enzyme: MTLSVAQHISCDEVETRANAARIFNIQRYSLNDGRGIRTVVFFKGCPHRCPWCANPESISPKIETVRRVSKCLHCSPCLRDANECPSGAFEHIGRDVTLDVLEREVMKDDVFFRSSGGGVTLSGGEVLMQAPFATLLLQRLRRYGVHTAIETAGDAPLSRLLPLAHQCDEVLFDLKIMDTELARSVVAMNLPRVLDNFMQLVADGVNVIPRVPLIPGFTLNETNMARVLAFLLPSGIRQLHLLPFHQYGEPKYRLLGQEWGMRQVVPPTESEVAAMRQMAEREGFHVTVGG, from the coding sequence ATGACATTATCCGTCGCACAGCACATCAGCTGTGACGAGGTTGAAACGCGCGCCAATGCGGCGCGTATTTTCAACATTCAGCGCTATTCGTTGAATGATGGGCGTGGCATTCGTACGGTAGTGTTTTTTAAAGGTTGTCCTCACCGCTGCCCCTGGTGTGCTAATCCTGAGTCGATCTCACCGAAAATCGAGACAGTGCGCCGCGTGAGCAAATGTTTGCACTGTAGCCCCTGTCTGCGGGATGCTAATGAGTGCCCTTCTGGCGCGTTCGAGCATATTGGAAGAGACGTTACGCTCGATGTGCTCGAACGTGAGGTAATGAAAGACGATGTGTTCTTCCGTTCTTCGGGTGGTGGCGTCACCCTCTCCGGAGGGGAAGTGTTGATGCAGGCACCTTTTGCGACACTGCTTTTGCAGAGGCTGCGTCGATATGGCGTGCATACAGCCATCGAAACGGCAGGAGATGCGCCTTTATCTCGCTTACTGCCACTGGCGCACCAGTGTGATGAAGTGCTGTTTGATTTGAAAATAATGGATACGGAGCTGGCGCGTTCAGTGGTAGCAATGAATCTGCCCAGAGTGCTCGATAATTTTATGCAACTGGTGGCAGACGGAGTAAATGTGATCCCTCGCGTGCCGCTTATTCCGGGTTTTACGCTCAATGAAACGAACATGGCTCGCGTGCTGGCGTTTCTGTTACCTTCTGGAATACGGCAACTGCATTTACTGCCGTTCCATCAGTACGGGGAACCAAAGTATCGTCTCCTTGGTCAGGAGTGGGGGATGCGGCAAGTGGTTCCGCCAACAGAAAGTGAGGTTGCGGCGATGCGTCAAATGGCTGAGCGCGAAGGTTTCCATGTCACCGTAGGAGGTTAA
- a CDS encoding AraC family transcriptional regulator — protein MHHDITHILTDLINGTLPLRQVHFANSTSSVPALALQVDFPRLEIVLEGSVKDLAASVLQQGDVLYVPAGGWNDPQWQKPATTLSILFGKQQLGFSLLHWDGVEVRNLAKRHVARRGPRIGSFLLQTLHEMQMQPHEQQTARLIIASLLSHCVDLLGSQIQTASRSQALFEAIRVYIDEHYAAPLTRESVAQAFYISPNYLSHLFQKTGAVGFNEYLTHTRLEHARQLLKGYDLKVKEVAHACGFVDSNYFCRLFRKNTERSPSEYRRQYHSQLTGKVASPE, from the coding sequence ATGCACCACGATATCACCCACATCCTGACTGACCTGATAAACGGCACGTTGCCTCTACGTCAGGTGCATTTTGCAAACTCAACATCCTCCGTTCCCGCACTTGCCTTGCAGGTCGATTTTCCTCGTCTGGAGATCGTGCTCGAAGGTTCGGTGAAAGACCTGGCTGCTTCCGTTTTACAGCAGGGTGATGTTTTATACGTTCCTGCTGGCGGCTGGAATGATCCGCAATGGCAAAAGCCCGCGACGACGTTGAGCATTCTGTTTGGCAAACAACAACTTGGGTTTAGCCTCCTGCACTGGGATGGCGTTGAGGTCCGTAACCTGGCAAAACGGCATGTTGCCCGCAGAGGTCCTCGTATTGGCTCATTCCTGCTGCAAACGCTCCATGAAATGCAGATGCAGCCGCATGAGCAGCAAACCGCACGGCTGATTATCGCCAGCCTGCTTAGCCACTGCGTCGACCTGCTGGGCAGCCAGATCCAAACCGCCTCGCGTAGTCAGGCTCTGTTTGAAGCGATTCGGGTCTATATTGACGAGCACTACGCCGCGCCGCTAACCCGTGAATCCGTGGCGCAGGCGTTTTACATCTCCCCCAACTATCTGTCGCATCTCTTCCAGAAAACAGGTGCAGTGGGTTTCAATGAATACCTGACGCATACCCGGCTGGAACACGCGCGTCAGTTGCTGAAAGGGTATGATTTAAAAGTGAAAGAGGTGGCACATGCCTGCGGGTTTGTTGACAGTAACTATTTCTGCCGGTTGTTCCGTAAAAACACAGAGCGATCCCCGTCAGAATACCGTCGCCAGTATCACAGCCAGCTAACAGGGAAAGTGGCTAGTCCAGAATGA
- a CDS encoding PTS fructose-like transporter subunit IIB, with protein MAVITERHLVAVTACVSGVAHTYMAAERLEKLCLHEKWSVHIETQGALGVENELTDDDIRRADVVLLIADIELAGSERFEHTRYVKCGINAFLRDPQRVMGAVRKMFSAPQHTQLILD; from the coding sequence ATGGCAGTGATAACGGAACGTCACCTGGTGGCGGTGACCGCTTGTGTCAGTGGCGTTGCACATACCTATATGGCAGCCGAAAGGCTTGAAAAACTCTGCCTGCATGAGAAGTGGAGCGTTCACATTGAGACGCAGGGAGCTCTGGGCGTTGAAAACGAGCTCACAGATGACGATATTCGTCGCGCCGATGTTGTTCTACTGATCGCGGATATCGAACTGGCTGGCAGTGAACGCTTCGAACATACCCGCTACGTGAAGTGCGGGATTAACGCCTTTTTACGTGACCCGCAAAGGGTGATGGGAGCGGTGCGTAAAATGTTTTCCGCACCGCAGCATACTCAGCTCATTCTGGACTAG